One Paroedura picta isolate Pp20150507F chromosome 3, Ppicta_v3.0, whole genome shotgun sequence genomic window carries:
- the KCNJ16 gene encoding inward rectifier potassium channel 16 encodes MAESSDDYRLVNMEGSKLSHSQSFQENISAEIKRMQKRFLQKDGSCNVYFKHIFGEWESYVTDIFTTLVDIQWRHMFVIFSLSYILSWLFFGLVFWLIALQHGDLSPDDETNPCVDNVRSFTGAFLFSLETQTTIGYGSRCVTEECSSAILTVILQSVLGCIIDTFIIGAALAKMATARKRAQTIRFSYYATIGLRDGKLCLMWRVGDFRPNHMVEGTVRAQVLRYVKDSVGRMTMEYKDLKLLNDQIIVATPVTIVHEINEESPLYDLDRKTLAKDNFEILVTFVYTGDSTGTSHQSRSSYVPREILWGHRFNDVLQLKKKYYKVNCLQFEETTEVYAPYCSAKHLDGKEQEYTTFEKANNGEPGTSSLGVRSRSADALITHCEISEGSLQIPKQANETELPYEKALVTLSRISMESQI; translated from the coding sequence ATGGCTGAATCCAGCGACGACTACAGGCTGGTAAACATGGAAGGAAGTAAACTCAGTCACTCACAGAGCTTCCAAGAGAACATTTCAGCAGAGATAAAAAGAATGCAAAAACGATTTCTCCAGAAAGATGGAAGCTGCAATGTGTACTTCAAACACATATTTGGGGAGTGGGAGAGCTACGTGACTGATATTTTTACCACATTAGTGGACATCCAATGGCGCCATATGTTTGTGATTTTCTCATTGTCCTACATCCTTTCCTGGTTGTTCTTTGGTTTAGTGTTTTGGCTGATTGCCCTCCAGCATGGAGACTTATCACCGGATGATGAAACAAACCCTTGTGTTGATAATGTCCGCAGTTTCACAGGGGCCTTCTTATTCTCCCTAGAAACCCAGACAACCATTGGCTACGGATCACGTTGTGTCACTGAAGAATGTTCTTCAGCCATTCTAACAGTTATCCTACAGTCAGTGCTAGGGTGCATCATTGACACATTCATCATTGGAGCTGCCTTGGCAAAAATGGCCACTGCCCGAAAGCGAGCTCAGACCATCCGCTTCAGCTATTACGCCACCATAGGCTTAAGAGATGGCAAACTATGCTTGATGTGGCGAGTGGGTGATTTCAGACCGAATCATATGGTAGAAGGCACAGTGAGAGCCCAGGTCTTGCGATATGTGAAAGATAGTGTGGGAAGGATGACAATGGAGTACAAGGATTTGAAACTATTAAATGACCAGATCATTGTTGCTACACCAGTAACAATTGTACATGAAATTAATGAAGAAAGTCCATTGTATGATCTGGACAGGAAAACTCTGGCTAAAGACAACTTTGAGATCCTGGTTACATTTGTCTACACCGGAGATTCAACTGGAACATCGCATCAGTCAAGGAGTTCATATGTACCTCGAGAAATACTTTGGGGGCACAGATTTAATGATGTTTTGCAGCTGAAGAAAAAATACTACAAAGTCAACTGCCTCCAGTTTGAAGAAACCACTGAGGTTTATGCTCCCTATTGCAGTGCCAAGCACTTAGATGGGAAGGAACAAGAATATACAACTTTTGAAAAAGCAAACAATGGAGAACCTGGAACATCCTCTTTAGGAGTCAGGTCACGTAGTGCTGATGCTCTCATCACCCATTGTGAGATTTCTGAAGGTTCACTCCAAATACCTAAGCAAGCTAATGAAACAGAGCTACCTTATGAAAAAGCCCTTGTGACTTTAAGCAGAATTTCAATGGAATCTCAGATCTAG